One segment of Nostoc piscinale CENA21 DNA contains the following:
- a CDS encoding WcaF family extracellular polysaccharide biosynthesis acetyltransferase yields the protein MRLDNYTLATYTPGAPLWKQVLWYFLGSPLVQNRWLTASGLKVLLLRSFGAQIGENVRIKPGVRVKFPWRLVVGDHVWIGEDAWIDNLANVTIESHVCISQGVYLCTGNHDWSHPDFKLMTAPIHIQESSWIAAKSVIGPGVTVGKGAVLTLGGVTGRSLEPMTIYAGNPAQPIKQRKI from the coding sequence ATGCGGTTAGATAATTACACTCTTGCTACTTATACTCCTGGCGCACCTTTATGGAAACAAGTTTTGTGGTATTTCCTGGGTTCTCCTTTGGTGCAGAATCGGTGGTTGACTGCTTCAGGGTTAAAAGTGTTGTTACTTCGCAGTTTTGGAGCGCAGATTGGTGAGAATGTGCGGATTAAACCAGGTGTGCGGGTGAAGTTTCCCTGGCGGCTGGTTGTCGGTGATCATGTGTGGATTGGGGAAGATGCTTGGATTGATAATCTAGCGAATGTGACGATTGAAAGTCATGTGTGTATATCTCAAGGGGTGTATCTCTGCACGGGAAACCATGACTGGAGTCATCCTGATTTTAAATTAATGACTGCGCCAATTCACATTCAAGAAAGTAGTTGGATTGCTGCAAAATCAGTAATTGGCCCTGGAGTAACTGTTGGGAAGGGTGCGGTGTTGACTTTAGGTGGAGTTACAGGACGTTCTTTAGAGCCGATGACAATTTATGCCGGTAATCCCGCCCAACCCATTAAACAGCGTAAGATTTAA
- a CDS encoding inorganic diphosphatase, translating to MDLSRIPAQPKPGILNVLIEIPGGSKNKYEYDKELEAFALDRVLYSSVRYPYDYGFVPNTLADDGDPLDGMVIIDEPTFPGCIIAARPIGMLEMIDGGDRDEKILCVPDKDPRYTHVKSLNDVAPHRLDEIAEFFRTYKNLEKKVTEILGWQDVGTVSALVEKCIKAAK from the coding sequence GTGGACTTATCCCGTATTCCTGCTCAACCAAAACCGGGTATTCTGAATGTTCTGATTGAAATCCCAGGCGGGAGCAAGAATAAATACGAGTATGACAAAGAACTAGAAGCTTTTGCCCTAGACCGAGTGCTTTATTCTTCGGTAAGATATCCCTACGACTATGGTTTTGTGCCGAATACTTTGGCTGATGATGGCGACCCTCTAGATGGGATGGTGATCATCGATGAGCCAACTTTCCCTGGTTGTATCATTGCTGCACGCCCAATAGGTATGTTAGAGATGATTGATGGTGGCGATCGCGATGAAAAAATTCTTTGTGTACCAGACAAAGACCCACGCTATACCCATGTCAAATCTCTCAATGACGTAGCACCACACCGTTTAGATGAAATTGCTGAATTTTTCCGCACTTACAAAAACTTGGAAAAGAAAGTAACTGAAATTCTCGGTTGGCAAGATGTTGGTACAGTCTCAGCTTTGGTAGAAAAGTGCATCAAAGCTGCTAAATAA
- a CDS encoding PEP-CTERM sorting domain-containing protein: MANLNILKNVATVAAASAVAVMATTGKASAITIDLGGSFSTATSYSYTQGGITVQATGVGANPAETLLFRNSNGLGVITGNDGNDNNQVDGLGINETLNLLFSPQVKLLKAIFSQVDADPDGDEYSISVDSSFLQSGNIASIGTGVVSVAINNSPFGALYSFTVTDGDDDYFLKAVEVQPVPEPLTMGGIALGATFGAYLRKRYSKKDEKLVKA, from the coding sequence ATGGCAAATTTAAACATACTTAAAAACGTGGCTACAGTGGCGGCTGCGTCTGCTGTAGCAGTGATGGCTACCACAGGAAAGGCTTCAGCTATTACCATTGACCTGGGTGGTTCTTTTAGCACTGCGACAAGCTATTCCTACACTCAAGGCGGTATTACAGTGCAAGCAACCGGAGTTGGAGCTAATCCAGCAGAAACATTATTATTTCGTAATAGTAATGGTTTAGGAGTAATAACAGGCAACGATGGGAACGATAATAATCAAGTCGATGGTTTAGGCATTAACGAAACCCTCAACTTGTTATTTAGTCCTCAAGTAAAACTCCTCAAAGCCATCTTTTCTCAAGTTGATGCTGATCCAGATGGAGATGAATACTCAATATCAGTAGATAGTTCTTTCCTTCAAAGTGGGAACATTGCTTCTATTGGCACTGGTGTAGTCTCGGTAGCAATTAATAATTCTCCATTCGGCGCGCTTTACTCTTTCACTGTTACCGATGGGGATGACGACTACTTCCTGAAAGCTGTTGAAGTTCAGCCTGTTCCCGAACCTCTAACAATGGGTGGTATAGCTCTGGGTGCAACCTTTGGTGCATATCTCAGAAAGCGGTATTCCAAAAAAGACGAAAAGCTAGTCAAAGCTTAA